The Pseudocalidococcus azoricus BACA0444 genome segment TTAGAAATGCAATCCCTCCGTTGGAAACAACTCATTGAATATCTGCAAGGAGAAATGGCCCTACCTAGTTCTTCCATCGCCCTTGGTCTGAAGCATTGTGACGAGAAAATTAATTTATTGCCTGTGG includes the following:
- a CDS encoding DUF2949 domain-containing protein, which encodes MATLNNSIGVLEMQSLRWKQLIEYLQGEMALPSSSIALGLKHCDEKINLLPVVLWKYGLVSIEQLDQIFDWMETS